In one Sphingobium sp. TKS genomic region, the following are encoded:
- a CDS encoding AbrB/MazE/SpoVT family DNA-binding domain-containing protein — protein MGVQERITTTVSTKGQVILPKAIREQKHWAAGTKLIVEETDEGVLLKAAPVFAATDIESVFGSLRSTKPALSIDEMNMVISEEAKRRARD, from the coding sequence ATGGGCGTTCAGGAACGGATCACCACCACGGTTTCAACTAAAGGGCAGGTTATCTTGCCCAAGGCGATCCGTGAACAGAAACATTGGGCAGCGGGCACCAAGCTAATTGTGGAAGAAACGGATGAGGGCGTGCTCCTGAAGGCTGCGCCTGTTTTTGCCGCCACGGATATCGAATCGGTCTTTGGTTCGCTGCGTTCAACCAAGCCCGCTCTCTCTATCGATGAGATGAATATGGTCATATCAGAGGAAGCAAAGCGGCGTGCGCGGGATTGA
- a CDS encoding type II toxin-antitoxin system VapC family toxin → MRGIDTNIVVRLLTADDEKQAKAARSIVDGNEIFLGVTVLLEAEWVLRAGYGFAPDDIARALRGLAGLPGMLVEEPGHMALALDWMEHGMDFADALHLARSAQCTEFLTFDRKFAKRAAKLDAIPVVVL, encoded by the coding sequence GTGCGCGGGATTGATACCAACATTGTCGTCCGCTTGCTGACTGCCGATGACGAAAAACAGGCGAAGGCAGCCCGCAGCATCGTTGATGGCAACGAAATTTTTCTCGGCGTAACAGTGCTATTGGAGGCAGAATGGGTGCTGCGAGCGGGTTATGGTTTCGCACCCGACGATATTGCTCGCGCGTTACGCGGCCTAGCCGGTCTTCCGGGAATGCTGGTCGAAGAGCCTGGCCATATGGCATTAGCCCTCGACTGGATGGAACATGGAATGGATTTTGCCGACGCTCTTCACCTTGCACGATCCGCCCAATGCACTGAATTTCTGACCTTCGACCGGAAGTTCGCCAAACGCGCTGCGAAATTGGACGCCATCCCCGTCGTCGTGCTCTAA
- a CDS encoding ribbon-helix-helix domain-containing protein, with protein MSLHAERHLASGRYASMSEVMRAGLRALDREEAVLDELVRVRVAEALADPRPPCRSTRHLRRLGPRSPRHDL; from the coding sequence ATGTCATTGCATGCCGAGCGCCATCTGGCGTCCGGCCGATATGCTTCTATGAGCGAAGTGATGCGAGCGGGTTTGCGCGCGCTGGATCGCGAAGAGGCTGTATTGGATGAACTGGTGCGCGTCCGCGTTGCGGAAGCCCTGGCTGATCCCCGTCCCCCCTGCCGCTCGACAAGGCATTTGCGCAGGTTAGGGCCTCGATCGCCAAGGCATGACCTGTGA
- a CDS encoding type II toxin-antitoxin system RelE/ParE family toxin — MTCDVQLSALAIEDLIALHQWVSVEADIPTADGYLTRIEEGIAALADFLHRGSPRDDLVEGLQTLTFERRLLIAYNVDGNVANVQRVINAFRDLAPILQKS, encoded by the coding sequence ATGACCTGTGATGTGCAACTGTCGGCACTGGCGATAGAGGATTTGATTGCACTTCACCAATGGGTGAGCGTGGAAGCTGATATTCCCACGGCAGATGGCTATCTTACCAGAATTGAAGAAGGCATCGCAGCGTTGGCCGATTTCCTCCATCGCGGATCCCCCCGTGATGACTTGGTGGAAGGTCTGCAGACGCTGACATTTGAGCGCCGCTTATTGATCGCGTATAATGTGGACGGGAATGTCGCCAACGTCCAGCGTGTCATCAATGCATTTCGCGACCTGGCGCCGATCCTACAAAAATCTTGA
- a CDS encoding IS3 family transposase (programmed frameshift) — translation MKPQHSLKKSSAKAPAERVVKDIRRQTRRHFSAEDKIRIVLDGLRGEDSIAELCRKEGIAQSLYYTWSKEFMEAGKRRLAGDTARAATSGEVQDLRREARALKECVADLTLENRLLKKKHDRGWGRRRMRYPASEKLEIIRIVEQSHLPAKLTLDKLGIARRTFYRWYDRFLAGGPEALEDRSSAPSRVWNRIPPDIHDQIIELALEQSELSPRELAVRFTDERRYFVSEATVYRLLKAHDLITSPAYVVIKAADQFHTKTTRVNEMWQTDFTYFKIIGWGWMYLSTVLDDFSRYIIAWKLCTNMRAEDVTDTLDMALAASGCDSATVLHKPRLLSDNGPSYIAGELAEYIEARKMSHVRGAPLHPQTQGKIERWHQTLKNRILLENYFLPGDLETQIEAFVEHYNNQRYHESLNNVTPADAYFGRAPAIIKQRERIKRQTIEHRRLQHRKLAA, via the exons ATGAAGCCCCAACACTCCTTGAAAAAATCGTCTGCCAAGGCCCCTGCTGAGCGGGTGGTGAAGGACATCCGGCGGCAGACCCGGCGGCACTTCTCGGCCGAAGACAAGATCCGCATCGTGCTCGATGGGCTGCGCGGCGAAGACAGCATTGCCGAACTATGCCGCAAGGAAGGCATTGCACAGAGCCTGTATTACACCTGGTCGAAGGAGTTTATGGAAGCGGGCAAGCGGCGCCTGGCGGGTGACACGGCTCGTGCCGCGACCAGCGGCGAGGTGCAGGACCTGCGCCGCGAAGCCCGTGCCCTGAAGGAATGCGTGGCCGACCTGACGCTCGAAAACCGTCTGCTCA AAAAAAAGCATGATCGCGGATGGGGGCGACGACGAATGAGGTATCCCGCATCCGAGAAGCTCGAGATCATCCGGATCGTCGAGCAGTCGCATCTGCCGGCGAAGCTCACTCTCGACAAGCTGGGGATCGCACGCCGGACGTTCTACCGCTGGTACGACCGGTTCCTTGCAGGCGGACCGGAGGCGTTGGAAGATCGGTCATCGGCACCGAGCCGCGTGTGGAACCGGATCCCGCCTGACATCCATGATCAGATCATCGAACTGGCGCTGGAGCAGTCCGAGCTGAGCCCACGGGAGCTGGCGGTGCGCTTTACCGACGAAAGGCGTTACTTCGTGTCGGAAGCCACGGTTTACCGCCTTCTGAAGGCCCATGACCTGATCACCAGCCCGGCCTATGTGGTGATCAAGGCCGCCGATCAGTTCCACACCAAGACCACGCGGGTGAACGAGATGTGGCAGACCGACTTCACCTACTTCAAGATTATCGGGTGGGGCTGGATGTACCTGTCGACCGTGCTCGACGACTTCTCACGCTACATCATCGCCTGGAAGCTGTGCACCAACATGCGCGCCGAGGACGTGACCGACACGCTGGACATGGCACTGGCCGCATCGGGCTGCGACAGCGCCACGGTGCTGCACAAGCCAAGGCTGCTGTCGGACAATGGCCCCAGCTACATCGCGGGCGAACTGGCGGAATACATCGAGGCCCGGAAGATGAGCCATGTTCGCGGTGCCCCGCTGCACCCGCAAACCCAGGGCAAGATCGAACGCTGGCACCAGACCCTCAAAAACCGCATCCTGCTGGAGAACTACTTCCTGCCCGGCGACCTCGAAACCCAGATCGAGGCATTCGTCGAGCACTACAACAACCAGCGTTACCACGAGAGCCTGAACAACGTGACGCCCGCCGACGCCTACTTCGGCAGGGCACCAGCCATCATCAAACAGCGTGAAAGGATCAAGCGACAGACCATCGAACATCGGCGCTTGCAACACCGCAAACTCGCCGCCTAA
- a CDS encoding helix-turn-helix domain-containing protein, which translates to MIGNKLKVARSASGLSLRALADAMDGVVSAQAIGKYERNEDMPSSRVLIALARALAVSEEYLLSEGELSLEGVDFRKKVGTSSREEAMLEARAIHMLERYLAVEDMLQMRSVEWEQPRSAPHPVADIRDAEDAARSVRDDWGLGNDPIPHLAELLEERGIKVLSLDLDDVDGLAAKVRRKGSDAARVIVIKQSSWSERKRFNLAHELGHMVIAPSGGVNEEKAAHRFAGAFLMPADVLRAEVGAHRSSISIGELVALKKLFGVSIQALAYRCKDLGIINQAACARLFKVFAERGWRTAPFEEPESMRPELEEPRRFERLCYRALAEGVIGESRAAELLGISVRELDRRLDQVAA; encoded by the coding sequence ATGATCGGAAACAAGCTCAAGGTCGCGAGGTCGGCGTCCGGCCTGTCGCTGCGTGCGCTGGCCGATGCGATGGACGGCGTCGTGTCCGCCCAGGCCATTGGCAAATATGAGCGCAACGAGGACATGCCGAGTTCTCGCGTGCTGATCGCGCTTGCCAGGGCATTGGCGGTTTCCGAGGAATATCTGCTGAGCGAGGGCGAGCTGTCGTTAGAGGGTGTAGACTTCCGCAAGAAGGTCGGCACGTCCTCCCGCGAGGAAGCCATGCTCGAGGCTCGCGCCATCCACATGCTTGAACGCTATCTCGCGGTCGAGGACATGCTCCAGATGCGCAGCGTCGAGTGGGAGCAGCCTCGAAGTGCGCCGCATCCGGTGGCCGATATACGCGATGCCGAAGATGCAGCTCGTTCGGTTCGGGACGACTGGGGGCTCGGCAACGATCCGATCCCACATCTGGCCGAGTTGCTGGAGGAGCGCGGCATCAAGGTGCTGTCGCTTGATCTTGATGACGTGGACGGACTTGCGGCCAAGGTGCGGCGCAAGGGCAGCGATGCGGCGCGCGTTATCGTCATCAAGCAAAGCTCCTGGTCGGAGCGCAAGCGCTTTAATCTGGCGCATGAGCTTGGCCATATGGTCATCGCTCCCTCCGGGGGCGTGAATGAGGAAAAGGCCGCGCATCGCTTCGCCGGTGCGTTCCTGATGCCGGCGGATGTTTTGCGCGCCGAAGTCGGCGCCCATCGCTCCTCGATCAGCATCGGCGAGCTGGTGGCCCTCAAGAAGCTGTTCGGAGTCAGCATCCAGGCCCTGGCTTATCGCTGCAAGGATCTGGGTATCATCAACCAGGCCGCATGCGCCCGCCTCTTCAAGGTTTTCGCGGAACGAGGCTGGCGGACGGCACCCTTCGAGGAGCCGGAGAGCATGCGACCGGAACTTGAAGAGCCGCGTCGGTTCGAGCGCCTATGCTATCGTGCTCTGGCCGAAGGCGTGATCGGAGAGTCGCGGGCAGCCGAGCTGCTGGGCATTTCCGTGCGTGAGCTCGATCGGCGACTGGATCAGGTGGCAGCCTGA
- a CDS encoding tellurite resistance TerB family protein codes for MAMARKHVNVATPSCRHCLDPANKNRRDLWATKWQAFHMGTIWKIIRIIALYVVFFIASATIAAALLDSLPDAIEALFILFAPFIFIIWYEKRRAAKNVTRSASNNPVRRRRLGPGEREARDSRTATRLEYPEIAPLAHPPRSQEATEQSMASGSGAVEASMVTVSTASPRSKLPDQPAISDDPAPSRTRELKERLFGDASLIVDPKYADLVQASASRLSGSGAQDKPGSPNGSATPQAYRLQHEKSEPVRAGTDPEALEAALPRRAAEGQSAAQQVEGLSAEGSILNQLADPALARPSRIDELRQKLFGADPRSQTPPMPAVPQPASRTARSAVKLQGWVRQGERITIAGREFEGMVYVGTPPRMNSHGYGEKCRAYIDPSLSVASSDSDRNGDGMSYWPGYSTIPAVCRATYLDWLEGGRRDATVNPGYMFLFFYGLERRFLVDQPPEEEKKEIVAEVERLKALFAQNYSVQRYLGEFLDIARIVAMGGMPLDDPALKQSILDNRSWDLPFSLKFALGRMIAESKAFDAEWLHLWLMCHPERRLRTPAERCGEEFKALFKLKFDALYPDGLKVRTPRKQLAMNYRAASSEFSCSVNLTAGEGRDVAVPDVSDLRSPIQKAQKIADESMDELDKFSRYLGRNADGRGSIEAQALLPAALWGLFPSAELQELKKWVREQVAAGGLVPALEIVSRMEGSSPDKLGKRQLTGAADALARIGFGMAPDPRFSLRGPRIDEPVVIFDLAETVEQLEVVSAAYRAALFELALATFVAHSDSKIVEAERRALRDKVEATVGITDLERKRLHANLKWYLEVPPDMSWLRTRLKEVDAEHHLALRAAVVATAHADSVIQSEEVACIEKIYKALGIDAGLVYADLHAGEVPDGPVRVRAAEAEAPGERIPAEPKARVGSLDAARIAAIRTDTERVSNVLGEIFAADDDANHDAPRTHALLSALAGLDHRHAALVDLLVQRGNWTQEEFAGIAGQQGLLPSGALEAINEWAFEKFDEALLDEYDGYDVSQDIAEALRAEMSKGDN; via the coding sequence ATGGCGATGGCCCGCAAACACGTGAATGTTGCAACTCCATCGTGTCGCCATTGCCTAGATCCAGCGAACAAAAATCGGCGTGACCTCTGGGCTACAAAATGGCAAGCCTTCCACATGGGGACCATCTGGAAAATCATTCGCATCATCGCACTTTATGTCGTTTTCTTTATTGCCAGCGCGACAATAGCGGCCGCGCTATTAGACAGCCTCCCTGACGCGATCGAAGCGCTCTTCATCCTGTTCGCACCTTTCATATTCATAATCTGGTACGAAAAGCGCCGGGCAGCCAAGAATGTCACGAGGTCTGCGAGCAATAACCCCGTCCGGCGACGCCGGTTGGGGCCTGGCGAACGAGAAGCACGAGATTCAAGAACGGCCACGCGCCTGGAATATCCTGAAATCGCCCCTCTCGCGCACCCTCCAAGGTCACAGGAAGCCACGGAACAATCCATGGCTTCCGGATCAGGCGCCGTTGAAGCGAGCATGGTAACCGTAAGCACAGCGTCGCCCCGGTCGAAATTACCCGACCAGCCGGCAATATCCGATGATCCCGCACCGTCGAGGACGCGAGAACTCAAAGAGCGGCTCTTTGGCGATGCGTCCTTGATTGTCGATCCAAAGTACGCCGACCTTGTCCAGGCGAGCGCCTCGCGGCTATCTGGGTCAGGGGCTCAGGATAAGCCTGGCAGTCCCAACGGGTCCGCAACCCCGCAGGCATATCGGCTTCAGCACGAGAAATCCGAGCCTGTTCGTGCCGGCACCGACCCGGAAGCGCTAGAAGCCGCATTGCCAAGACGCGCTGCGGAGGGACAATCAGCCGCGCAGCAGGTGGAAGGCTTGTCCGCCGAAGGTTCGATCTTGAACCAGCTAGCCGATCCGGCGCTCGCCCGTCCCTCCCGTATCGATGAACTGCGGCAGAAGCTTTTCGGGGCCGACCCGCGTTCCCAGACGCCACCTATGCCCGCTGTGCCGCAACCGGCCAGCCGTACGGCGCGTTCCGCCGTCAAGCTCCAAGGGTGGGTGCGGCAGGGGGAGAGAATAACCATCGCAGGGCGTGAGTTTGAGGGCATGGTCTATGTGGGGACGCCGCCCAGGATGAACTCGCATGGCTATGGCGAGAAATGCCGGGCCTATATTGACCCCTCCCTATCGGTCGCATCGTCCGATTCCGATAGGAATGGCGATGGCATGTCATACTGGCCCGGATATTCGACCATCCCGGCTGTCTGTCGCGCCACCTATCTCGACTGGCTGGAGGGAGGCCGCCGGGATGCGACTGTCAACCCCGGCTACATGTTTCTTTTCTTCTATGGTCTGGAACGGCGGTTTCTGGTCGACCAGCCGCCAGAAGAAGAGAAGAAGGAGATCGTGGCCGAAGTCGAACGCCTCAAGGCCCTCTTTGCGCAGAACTATTCGGTGCAGAGATATCTCGGGGAGTTTCTCGACATTGCCCGCATCGTGGCGATGGGAGGAATGCCGCTCGATGATCCGGCGCTCAAGCAATCCATCCTCGACAACCGTAGTTGGGACTTGCCTTTCTCGCTGAAATTCGCGCTCGGCAGGATGATCGCCGAGAGTAAAGCCTTCGACGCTGAATGGCTGCATCTATGGCTTATGTGTCATCCCGAGCGCCGCCTGCGGACGCCGGCCGAACGCTGTGGCGAAGAATTCAAGGCGCTCTTCAAGCTGAAGTTCGACGCACTTTATCCCGATGGCCTGAAGGTTCGAACGCCGCGCAAGCAGCTGGCGATGAACTACCGTGCGGCATCAAGTGAATTCAGTTGCTCGGTCAATCTCACGGCGGGTGAAGGCAGGGACGTCGCTGTCCCTGACGTGTCCGATCTGCGTTCACCCATCCAGAAAGCGCAGAAGATAGCGGATGAGTCGATGGACGAGCTGGACAAGTTCAGCCGTTACCTTGGACGCAATGCCGATGGTAGAGGATCGATCGAGGCACAGGCGCTGCTCCCCGCTGCATTGTGGGGGCTGTTCCCTTCAGCAGAGTTGCAGGAGCTCAAGAAGTGGGTGCGCGAGCAGGTGGCGGCTGGCGGACTGGTCCCGGCCCTAGAGATCGTTTCTCGCATGGAGGGTAGTTCTCCCGACAAGCTTGGCAAACGCCAGTTGACCGGTGCGGCCGATGCGCTTGCCCGCATAGGCTTCGGCATGGCGCCTGATCCGAGATTCTCGCTGCGCGGGCCCAGGATTGACGAACCGGTGGTCATTTTCGATCTCGCCGAAACGGTCGAGCAGCTGGAAGTCGTCTCGGCTGCCTATCGGGCGGCATTGTTCGAGCTGGCACTGGCCACCTTTGTCGCGCATTCGGACAGCAAGATCGTCGAAGCGGAACGGCGGGCGCTGCGGGATAAGGTCGAAGCGACCGTGGGCATCACCGACCTTGAGAGAAAGCGTCTCCACGCCAATCTGAAATGGTATCTGGAGGTGCCGCCTGACATGTCGTGGCTGCGCACCAGATTGAAGGAGGTTGACGCCGAGCACCACCTCGCGCTTCGTGCGGCGGTTGTCGCGACCGCCCACGCTGACAGCGTCATTCAGTCCGAGGAGGTAGCCTGCATCGAGAAGATCTACAAGGCGTTGGGGATCGATGCTGGGCTCGTATACGCAGACCTTCATGCCGGCGAGGTTCCCGACGGGCCGGTGCGGGTCAGGGCAGCCGAAGCGGAAGCCCCGGGCGAACGTATTCCTGCCGAGCCGAAAGCCAGGGTGGGATCGCTCGACGCGGCGCGCATCGCCGCGATCCGGACCGATACCGAGCGCGTCTCGAACGTGCTGGGCGAAATTTTCGCGGCGGACGATGACGCGAACCACGATGCGCCTCGCACACACGCGCTTTTATCGGCACTGGCGGGGCTCGACCACAGGCATGCCGCTCTCGTCGATCTGCTCGTCCAGCGCGGGAATTGGACTCAAGAAGAGTTCGCAGGCATTGCCGGGCAACAGGGCTTGCTGCCATCGGGTGCTCTAGAGGCCATAAACGAGTGGGCGTTCGAAAAATTCGATGAAGCCCTGCTCGATGAATATGATGGCTATGATGTGTCACAGGACATCGCGGAAGCGTTGCGGGCCGAGATGTCAAAGGGGGATAATTGA
- a CDS encoding ATP-binding protein, with amino-acid sequence MSKLKPRERDTIVQALRAGVVPKLGLRHIQVGRAREIEELVKDMDRIADGGSAIRFIIGEYGSGKTFFMNLIRLVALEKGLVVMFGDLAPDRRIHATGGQARGLYAEMARNLATRTKPDGGALASVVERFVSQAQHDAEAQDQPTVEIIRQRLAHFEELTGGFDFAQVIRRYWEGHETGDEELKSAAIRWLRGEFTTRTDARKALGVRTIVDDASVYDHLKLMSAFVCEAGYKGLLVGLDEMVNLYKLTSSQARNANYEQILRILNDVLQGSAENLGFLMGGTPEFLMNTRRGLYSYDALQSRLAENSFARDGLVDLSGPVIRLASLTPEDLFVLLANIRAVMQGDSATLPDDALEAFMVHCSDRIGEAYFRTPRNTVTAFVNLLAVLEQNPGVAWSDLIEKLDIAQDGGDDMSDVDEIVGTVPHTDELASFRL; translated from the coding sequence ATGTCGAAACTGAAGCCTCGCGAGCGTGATACGATCGTCCAGGCATTGCGAGCAGGTGTCGTTCCCAAGCTGGGACTTCGTCACATCCAGGTCGGTCGCGCCCGTGAGATCGAGGAGCTCGTCAAGGACATGGACCGGATCGCCGATGGCGGTTCCGCGATCCGTTTCATCATCGGCGAATATGGGTCGGGCAAGACCTTCTTCATGAATCTTATTCGCCTCGTGGCGCTTGAAAAAGGGCTGGTCGTGATGTTTGGCGATCTCGCGCCCGACCGGAGAATTCATGCGACCGGCGGGCAGGCGCGGGGCCTCTATGCCGAAATGGCGCGAAATCTCGCCACGAGAACCAAGCCTGATGGCGGCGCGCTTGCCAGTGTCGTCGAGCGGTTCGTCAGCCAGGCCCAGCATGATGCCGAGGCGCAAGACCAGCCGACGGTGGAAATCATTCGTCAGCGTCTGGCCCATTTCGAGGAACTGACCGGCGGCTTTGACTTTGCGCAGGTTATCCGCCGCTATTGGGAAGGTCATGAAACGGGTGATGAGGAGCTGAAGTCGGCGGCGATCCGCTGGCTGCGCGGTGAGTTCACCACAAGGACCGACGCGCGCAAAGCCCTGGGGGTTCGCACGATCGTCGACGACGCGAGCGTCTACGATCACCTGAAGCTGATGTCGGCATTCGTTTGTGAAGCAGGCTACAAGGGCCTGCTCGTCGGCCTCGATGAGATGGTCAACCTCTACAAATTGACCTCGTCACAGGCACGCAATGCCAATTATGAGCAGATCCTGCGCATCCTGAACGACGTTCTGCAGGGCAGCGCAGAAAATCTCGGTTTCCTCATGGGAGGGACGCCCGAGTTCCTCATGAATACGCGGCGGGGCCTCTACAGCTACGATGCCCTGCAATCGCGTCTGGCGGAGAATAGCTTTGCCCGCGATGGTCTGGTGGATCTCTCTGGACCGGTCATCCGCCTTGCGAGCCTGACGCCTGAAGACCTGTTCGTGCTCCTCGCCAATATTCGCGCCGTCATGCAGGGCGACAGCGCGACGCTGCCAGACGACGCCTTGGAAGCCTTCATGGTCCATTGCTCGGACAGGATCGGGGAAGCCTATTTCCGGACACCGCGCAACACGGTCACCGCCTTTGTGAACCTCCTTGCGGTCCTCGAGCAGAATCCTGGCGTCGCATGGTCCGACCTCATTGAAAAGCTCGACATCGCCCAGGATGGCGGCGATGACATGAGCGATGTCGATGAGATTGTCGGCACGGTCCCACACACTGATGAGCTTGCCAGCTTCCGCCTGTGA
- a CDS encoding DEAD/DEAH box helicase, with product MSAAFDKLARPIQKWIREQGWRELRDIQARATHVLMEGDADLIVAASTAGGKTEAAFLPLLSQVLDDPREISGFDILYVAPLKALITDQARRLEDICRETELPVIPWHGDVPSSVKTRAIKRPGGVLLITPESLEALFIRRGLEIPRLFGATRAVILDELHSVLDSERGIQMRSLLARLEQSLDRAIRRVGLSATLGDMGLAKAYLRPDDPGEVKEVVAAGGSAELQLQLRGYVTGGRNDERPSATDAIALHLFEHLRGSDNLVFAGARQAVEIYSDRLRTLCENERLPQEFHPHHASLSREHRDFVERRLKDSNAPTTAVCTSTLELGIDIGEVTCVGQIGAPFSVASLRQRLGRSGRRLGKPAILRQYVVEAKLEPASNFSDQLRLGLVRATAMIELLLEGWCEPPQRGALHLSTLVHQILSVIAERGGARAQQLYAMLCLKGPFRQVDTQLFLDVLRALGHPETALIEQADDGLLLLGAMGEKLVEHYSFYAVFQTPEEYRLISGGKELGTLPIDNMIAPGMLLIFSGRRWLVLEVHDRDRIIMVSPAKAGVPPLFGGEPGNIHDRVIERMFDILERRHHPIYMDATALELLEEARSHYIQLRFDPGRIAQLGDKAAVLATRTGSIRTTTLALALRASGFTVQTHDGFLEVFGKDATPPLIETLSALASGKAVDLFAHAPNLLFEKFHPHLSQALLQQDALSARLDAGGLAELSRSILGRS from the coding sequence GTGAGCGCCGCATTCGACAAGCTTGCCAGGCCGATCCAGAAGTGGATTCGCGAGCAGGGCTGGCGTGAACTGCGCGATATCCAGGCACGTGCAACGCATGTGCTCATGGAGGGCGATGCCGACCTTATCGTTGCCGCCAGCACCGCGGGAGGAAAGACCGAAGCCGCATTTCTTCCGCTGCTTTCCCAGGTGCTCGATGATCCGCGCGAAATATCGGGTTTCGACATTCTCTACGTCGCACCGTTGAAGGCGCTCATCACCGATCAGGCCCGACGGCTGGAGGATATCTGCCGTGAGACCGAACTGCCAGTTATCCCATGGCACGGCGATGTACCATCCTCGGTCAAGACCCGCGCCATCAAGCGGCCCGGAGGCGTGCTGTTGATCACGCCGGAATCGCTCGAAGCCCTGTTCATTCGCCGCGGACTTGAGATACCCCGGCTGTTCGGCGCAACACGAGCGGTGATCCTCGACGAACTGCACTCCGTGCTCGACAGCGAGCGCGGCATTCAGATGCGCTCGCTTCTCGCGCGCCTTGAGCAGTCACTGGACCGCGCAATCCGCCGTGTCGGCCTCTCGGCCACGCTCGGCGACATGGGGCTGGCAAAGGCCTATCTCCGTCCCGATGATCCCGGGGAAGTGAAGGAGGTGGTTGCCGCAGGGGGATCGGCAGAGTTGCAACTCCAGCTGCGCGGCTATGTTACCGGTGGCAGGAATGACGAGCGACCATCGGCAACCGACGCCATCGCTCTCCATCTCTTCGAGCATCTCAGGGGCAGCGATAACCTGGTATTCGCGGGCGCGCGCCAGGCAGTCGAAATCTATTCGGATCGCTTGCGGACATTGTGCGAAAATGAGCGTCTGCCACAGGAATTTCACCCCCACCATGCGAGCCTCTCCCGAGAACATCGCGATTTTGTCGAACGGCGCCTTAAGGACAGCAACGCTCCTACCACGGCGGTCTGCACCTCGACGCTCGAACTCGGCATCGACATTGGCGAGGTGACCTGTGTCGGGCAGATCGGCGCCCCCTTCAGCGTTGCTTCGCTTCGTCAAAGGCTGGGTCGGTCAGGACGACGCCTCGGCAAGCCGGCCATTCTCAGGCAATATGTCGTGGAGGCGAAGCTCGAGCCGGCGAGCAACTTCTCCGACCAATTGCGACTTGGCCTGGTGCGAGCCACCGCGATGATCGAACTGCTGCTCGAGGGCTGGTGCGAACCGCCACAGCGCGGCGCGCTGCACCTCTCCACACTCGTCCACCAGATCTTATCCGTGATCGCGGAGCGCGGCGGTGCGCGCGCGCAACAACTCTACGCAATGCTCTGCCTTAAAGGGCCGTTCCGACAGGTCGATACCCAGCTCTTTCTCGATGTGCTCCGCGCGTTGGGACATCCCGAGACCGCGCTCATCGAACAGGCTGATGACGGATTGCTGCTTCTGGGCGCGATGGGCGAAAAGCTGGTCGAACATTATAGCTTCTATGCGGTCTTCCAGACGCCCGAGGAATATCGGCTGATTTCCGGTGGAAAGGAACTGGGCACGCTGCCGATCGACAATATGATTGCTCCGGGAATGCTACTCATATTCTCAGGACGGCGTTGGCTGGTCCTGGAAGTCCATGACCGAGACCGCATCATCATGGTCTCACCGGCAAAGGCCGGCGTCCCCCCTCTCTTCGGGGGCGAGCCCGGCAACATCCATGACCGTGTGATTGAACGCATGTTCGATATCTTGGAGAGGAGGCATCACCCGATCTACATGGATGCAACCGCGCTGGAATTGCTCGAGGAAGCCCGCAGTCACTACATCCAGCTGCGCTTCGATCCCGGTCGCATAGCGCAGCTGGGCGACAAGGCTGCCGTGCTCGCGACCAGAACGGGCTCGATTCGAACCACGACGCTGGCCTTGGCCCTACGCGCCAGCGGATTTACGGTCCAGACGCATGACGGCTTTCTGGAAGTCTTCGGAAAGGACGCAACACCCCCATTGATCGAGACGCTTTCTGCGCTGGCCAGCGGCAAGGCCGTTGATCTCTTCGCGCATGCGCCGAACCTGTTGTTTGAAAAATTTCATCCCCACCTGTCTCAGGCCTTGCTGCAGCAAGATGCGCTTTCGGCGCGGTTGGATGCAGGCGGATTGGCTGAACTTTCCCGTTCAATTCTTGGCCGCAGCTAG